Genomic DNA from Equus caballus isolate H_3958 breed thoroughbred chromosome 10, TB-T2T, whole genome shotgun sequence:
GGCCAGAGAAGCTGAGTATACTCGAAGAGTTTCCAGGGCAAAGGTCCTTGTGGCCTTTTAATAGTGTTggatgggtttttttctttcttttccttttaacaggtggggaaactgaggccagaggggtTGAAAGTTTGTCCCAGATGCCGAGACAGGCTCAGGAGCGAGGACTTCCTTTCCCCCAATCagcccagagagagaagggatttggggagggggagggtcttCTCTCACCGGAGATTCCCCCCAACTCTTAAATACTGccaccaccactcccatccccctCCAGGGTTGAAAAGAGGCGTCTGCGTGAAGATCAACCATTTCCCGGAGGACACGGACTACGACCATGACAGCGCGGAGTATCTGCTCCGTACGTGTGGGTCTGGGTCTGAATGGCGGCGGGACTGCCGGTCCGGGGCGGGTCGGGGGTGCAGAGAGGGGGCCCGGCACTTAGAGCGACAAGCAGAGATGGGCTTGCCAGCCAATCCACGTCCGGACACTGAGATCCTCTGGTCCCCGATTGGCTCAGTGGTCTCTCTCCCGCCCCCACCTCTCACCTTGGGGCGGGCTGAGGGGGGATCCCGGGAGCTGATTGGCCTCTGTGCTGTACTGGGCACTCGCGGCAACTCCGCGCCGTGACTGGCTGTTGCTCCCTGGGCTGGGATTGGCCACTGAGCCCAGGGCTGTGAGGCAATCCGCGGCGCGGACTGGCCACTCTCGGGAGCTGGCTGGGGAAGCCCGTGGTGCGATTGGTGGCTACCCCGAGAACGCGGCAAATCCTGAATTATGATTGGCTGCGGCCTCAGCCTGGCTCAGAAATCGCAAAATCTGGTTGCCTGAGGtttgggggcagggtgggggtggggtggtggaaATGActgcaaaaagagagagagagacagagaaagggaaagagagatagaggaagagggagagaggaagagaagcctAGAGCAATAGACGAAGCCAGGCAGAAgcggggtgggggcagagagagtcagagagggagagagagggaaaaggaaggagggagggaaagatgaaggaagagggagggggagagagagaaggaggaggaatccAGAGAGGTAGATGAAGCCAGGCAGAAAGGGGGTCTGGTGGGGAGCGATATTAAGAAATTTGATAGAAAGAGGcatctggagaaaggaaagaaatgcgcagaagagaggaaggaaaggagcgtgcgagaaggaaaaagagtaagagagagggtccacagagaaagggagaagttcagagaaaaagaggagagtgatttagagaaataaaaagaaaaaaaaatgccacgAGAGAAAAATagactgaggaagaaagaaagggacgaagaaaaagaggcagaggaaatcagaccgagaaatagagaaaatttaaagaagagcGAGAATGaggcaaaaagtaaaataaccagaatacaggcagagagggagagttGGAGAACCAGCGAGGGACGGAAGAGAGAGACGCAGAGACGGAAGCAGGCAGGGGACACGAGGCGCGGGGCGTGCAGGCGGCCGCGGCTGACTGGCCCGGCTCCcaccccctctctctcccactccccccGTCTCCTTTCTCCCTCGCAGGAGTCGTCCGAGCCTCCAGCATCTTCCCCATCCTCAGCGCCATCCTGCTGCTGCTCGGGGGCGTGTGCGTGGCGGCCTCCCGGGTCTACAAGTCCAAGAGAAACATCATTCTGGGCGCAGGGATCCTGTTCGTGGCAGCAGgtgagaggcagaggggagggggtggccGGCCGGGGCGGCCCACCTGCGcgcgcgcacgtgtgtgtgtgtgtgtatgtgtgtgtccgcGCGCGCGTCTGCAAAGCGACCCTGCCCCGGGCGCCCCCCGGGGCCCGGAGCCTTCTTAGGCTCTTCCCAAGCTCCATCGCCACCCGCTGGGCAAGGTAGGTGTCGCCTTCGCGCCGTCTTCGGGGGAGTGAACCCAGCGCAGACAGGTGTCTAGCTCGTAATCTGGGAAGCAGGGAGTTGAGGTTCCAAAACCCGCGGTTCTGGAGACGGAAGGGGAGGAGCTTGGGTGAAGGGGTGGGACTTCGAGGCAGAACTGGGGTCTTGAAGATAGAGAGGTGAGGCTGGCGTAGGAGGACCAGGCCTGAGAATGAGAGAGTGAATCGGCTGCAGATGGGGAGAAACCTACTCTAGGGGGCGGGGCCTCCTGGACCCCGGTGGATCCAAGAAGGGGCCGGTCCTGGGAAACCATCCGGAGCAGCTCCGAGCGAGGCATGTCATTAAGGGGCAAGACCCCCTTTCTACCCGCAATGAGTAGTGCTGGGAAATTCCAGGGAGCAGAGCTTTACTGAAGGGGTGGAAgccaggggaggagagggaggattTAGCATAAAGAGCAGGGTGTGCTTTGGCGATGGGTCGAGATCTGCAGGGGGCGGGCTGCCTGGACCCGGGACAGTGGGCGGAGCTTGACCTAGACCTGCCGCGGGCGGTGTTTGGAGTAGAGGGGCACCTGCTCTAATAAAGACGAACTTTACACCAACAGAGGAAGGGCCTAGAATGTATAACCAGGCTGCGATGGCatcatgaaaggaagagtttaGGTCAGCAGGAGTCAGGGCCTAGAGAGTCAGAGCGGGATATCCTCATTAACAGTTTAAACGAATAGAGGCTGGGACCTCGGGGAGACCCAGGCTGATAATGTTAGGGGCGGAGTTTAGACCAGccggggcagggcctgggccagcTGGGGCGGGGTTTAGACTAGACCAGTGGAGGTGGGGCCTGCACTAGCTGACAGTGGGGCTTTGGTCATTTGGGGGTGGGGCCTAGACCAGATGGGGCGGGGCTTGGCGGCTGGAGAGGAGTTTAGACCACCTGGGACCTGGCTTGGATCATCCGAGGTGGTGTCTGGACCCTTTGGGGCGGGGCCTAGGCCATCTCGGGGTGGAGTTTAGACCAGCACAGGGCAGGACCCTGGGCCAGCTGGGCAGGAGTTTCGGCCATCTGGGAAAGGCTGGGACCATCCAGGCGGGGTCTGGGCCCCTCGGGGCGAGGCCCAGGCCACCAGGGGGTGGAGCTTAGACCAGCGCGAGGTGGGGTCTGGGCCAGGCAAGGAGGAGTGTAGACAATTTGGGAGGGAGCTTGGACCATCCGGGGCGGGGTCTGGACCCCTCGAGGCGGGGCCCAGGCCATCAAGGAGATGGAGCCTAGGTgcccccacaccccccaccccgggcgaGCTGCGCGGGACCTCCGGGCGGGGCCGGGGACAGGGCCGGGGTGGCCTCGAGGCTCCCGTCTGACCGTCCCCGCCCAGGCCTGAGCAACATCATCGGCGTGATCGTGTACATCTCGGCCAACGCGGGCGAGCCGGGCCCGAAGCGGGACGAGGAGAAGAAGAACCATTACTCGTACGGCTGGTCCTTCTACTTCGGCGGGCTGTCGTTCATCCTGGCCGAGGTGATCGGCGTGCTGGCCGTCAACATCTACATCGAGCGCAGCCGCGAGGCGCACTGCCAGTCTCGCTCGGACCTGCTCAAGGccggcgggggcgcgggcggcaGTGGCGGGAGCGGCCCCTCGGCCATCCTCCGTCTGCCCAGTTACCGCTTCCGCTACCGCCGCCGCTCCCGCTCTAGCTCCCGCTCCAGCGAGCCGTCGCCGTCGCGGGACGCGTCTCCCGGCGGCGCCGGGGGCCCGGGCTTCGCCTCCACGGACATCTCCATGTACACGCTCAGCCGCGACCCGTCCAAGGGCAGCGTGGCCGCGGGGCCggcgggggccggcggcggcggcggcgcgtaCGGCGGcgcggcggggggcgcggggggcggcggcggcggcggcggcggcggcggggcgggcgcCGAGCGGGACCGCGGGGGGGCGCCCGGCTTCCTCACGCTGCACAACGCCTTCCCCAAGGAGGCGGGCGGCGGCGTCACGGTCACGGTCACCGGgccgcccgccgcgcccgcccccgcgccgcccgcgcccgccgcgcccgcccccGGGACCCTGGCCAAGGAGGCCGCCGCCTCCAACACCAACACGCTCAACAGGAAAACCACGCCCGTGTAGGGGCGCGACGGGGGGCGCCGAGGGGGGCGTGTCCGGGGCGCGTGCGCGGGCGCGCGTGCAACGAGGCTGCCGGGGGTCGGGGgcgcccccctccctccccgcgAGCGCGCTGGAGACTGCTTGGCCTTTCCCTCCCCGCCCCGGCGTGGGGGGCGCCCCCGACCCTCCGAATCAGGGACCccgagggagggggaagggaaaggagggggGCCGTTGTGAGGGAGCGtcgtgttttatttttttgtgggattgggggggaggggggagggctgTGGTGTTTTTTGCAGTTTcgagatgttttctttttaatgttttgctgtGTGCATGTGGGGGCGGGgcgatggggagggagggactcccagcccagcccaactCCTGGAGAGGGGCCCAAAACACACGAATATATAGTTATACCTACAAACTATATAGACGCTTTATCTAAAGAGACCAAGGTAAAGAGAAGGGAAGCAGAAAGGCAAGGGGACAAGGGGTGGACGtgggcattcattcattcatttttcattcattattccACAAGggtttattaagcacctgctgtgtactgGGTTGGCGGGGGTGCTGGACAGGGAAAATcaacaggcacagagaggaactcattcattcattaccaGCAATTTTATTTGTGTACCTAAGTGCTCAGCAATGTGCTGAATGCTGAGCTACACAAGAGAGCAAGACGGACAGGGTCCCCAACGTCCTCACAGAGTGTACATCTTATGCATGAGACAGACATTAATCAAAGAATTGTGTACACAAACAGTAAGTTACAATTAGGACATAAGAAAAATCCGGAGGGCTACGAAATGCTTCGTCAGGGAGGCTTAACCTAGTTTGAAAGAAAGGGTTATTTTAGCTGACACTGAAAGGATGACAGAAAGCCATCCAGGGGAAGCTGGGGGATGTGTCTCAGCTAgagaacagcatatgcaaaggccctggggcaggaagagtTTCCAGAGAGAGCTAAAGTGTAGAGAGCCAGGTGTAGATGGAGCGAGATGAGACTGGCGATGTAGACAGGGCCAGACTGCCCAGGGACTTGTAGTTTAGTCcagagtttagattttattctaagggCAGCAGGAAGCCACGGAATGACTTTAAGCAGGAGCCTCCCTACCGTGAATGGTGTACAAAGGGAGGCAGGCACTCAGAAGGGAGAGCAAGAGGCAGACACACGCTGAAATTCAGCATCAAACACGGGCACTGGCCCTTGAAACTCACCCTGGTGGGAGGAAGCACACAATTACACAAGTACTGAAGTGCAGGCATGGCGTCTGGTGCTCTGGAGAAACACTGGGACTCAGAGATTCGTGCTTCACTCGTTAATTCAGCCAAGCACTCGTTGACATTTTTGCGCCTCTGCCAACACACCAGGCAGTGTGTTAGAATCAGCATCCCCCGAGGTGACACAGGGAAACAGACCCTACTCTGCTCTCAAGGAGGAGCCATCGAGAAACGCAATATCGAGGCAGGGTGATGGGTACTGTAACAGGGCCCACGATGGGCACctcaggcagaggacagagtgactAGCTGCCAGGAGTGGGCAGTAATTTCGGGGGAGACTTCCTGGAGAATGGCATGCCCCGCCTGGGCTTTAGAAGGATGAGTAGGAGCCTGCCAGGTGATGAAGGGGGTGAGGAAGGCTTTCACGGGGCAGGGGGACAAGctgggcaaaggccctgggggGCGTGAAACAGCGGGCTTTACTGGGGACAGTGCTCACGGTTCCGGGAGCTGAAGGGCAGGGGACAGGAGGTAAGGAAGAGAAGCAGCTAGAAGCGAGTGGAAAGGTGCTGCAGTCCCAGGCTGAGGAGTCTGGACTTTATTCTAAGGGTAGCGAGGAGATACAGGAGAATTCTGAGCAGCAGAAGAGCAGGATCAGATGTGAGTGTTAGAAGGAGCCCCTGGGGTGTGGGACAGGGCTGAACACGAGGCAGATGCTCTGGGATAATGAGAGGATGGCAGTTGAGCTGGGCCGgggctgtgggggggggggggggtgggcaggcGGGGATGGATTTGAAGAACACTGAGGACCATGCTTAGTGGGCTTCCCTTCAtttgctcagcaaatatttcccAAGGTCTCCTGTGTGTCAGGCCCTGCACTCTTGATGCTGGGAGTGGGAGATGCTTCAgatcctgcccctccccccccaccttcTCCAGGGGCTCCCAATCTGGTGGGAAGATGGACTGGGACACAGACAGGAGAGAAGTGGTTAGTTGATGGTGCCACACTGCCAGGGGCTTCACCAGCTTCTCTCTTCATAAGATGGAGCAGCAGAAAGGGGTGGAATGGGAGGTGGGACGGGATCAGAACTGGGTGTTGGGAATTTCCTTCTGGGGCCCATGTGGACTAGGAAGGGAGAGAGACTGGAGGGCAGGGCACCAGAGAGGAATTGCAAGGGGGCAGCGTCAGAGAGAAATGCTGGAAAATGCCTGGAAAGGCATACAAATGAGCAAGACAGAGGAGAACTTAGTGTAGGGATGACaaaatggagagaagagggacagagagaggtggagtgaaaagagacaaatttggtgggggagggggttctgtagtGGAGGAGGACAGAACTGGTTAGGAGTTGGTGGATTCTGGGGTCCAAATGCcaaattggaaggaagaaagaggtggAGGATGGGCAgaagggagagatggggaggaggggagatgggggagagagagatggggaggaaggaagatgaagaaagagatggggaggaggggagatgagggagagagagacagggaggaggggagatgggggagagagagatggaggagagaggagatggggaggaggggagatgggggagagaaaaatgggggagaggggagatagggagagagaaggggagatggagagtgagagatggggaggaggggagatgggggagagagatggggaggaaggaagatgaagaaagagatgggggggagatgagggagagagagatggggaggaggggagatggagagagagatggggaggaggggagatgagggtgagagagatggaggagagaggagatagggagagagaaggggagatggagggagagagagacagggaggaggggagatgggggagagagagatggggaggaggggagatgggggagagagagacagggaggaggggagatgggggagagagagatggggaggaggggagatagggagagagaaggggagatggagggagagagagacagggaggaggggagatgggggagagagagatggggaggaggggagatgggggagagagagacggggaggaggggagatgggggagagagagatggggaggaggggagatgggggagagagagacagggaggaggggagatagggagagagaaggggagatggagagagaaatggggaggaggggagatggagggaggaaggatgaggagagaagaggcCAAAGCTAGGTgagtcacagagagagagaggaaaagtctAAGATGTGGGAAGGTGatccagagaggaaagaaaaagagacaggagagagactGACACAAAGATGCacaaatgagaagagagaagtcTCAGAGATACAAAAAATATCCACATACACAGAGATGGAGGGATGGAACCTCAGAAAAAGATCCAGGGATATGCCCAGAGGAAATGTGGCAACTTAGAAGCAAGTATCGTGTACAGGAATGATCCATTTCATTTGTTCATCTCCAGTGTTCGAGAAATATTTAGTGAGTGCCAATCCCTTCTAGATTATATCAAGGCCCGAGGCATGTGGTGGTTAACAGACCGTCAAGGTCTTGCTCTCCTGGAACTCACAGGAGAgacaaacaagaaatattaaGAGAATTCCAGTTATGGAGAAGTGCTTTAAAAACTAAGGATGTGGTGACAGTggtggggggggttggggggggagtGGGCAGGACAGACTCTAGATGACTCCAGAAGACCTGGCTGCAGAGGTAACCTTTGAGCAGAGATGCGGGTTATGAGAAGGAAAGGGACGGGCCACCAAAAGCAGCACAAAAGCCCTGAGGAGTCACAGGTTTGCAAGGAGGCTCCACGGCGGGCAGGTTAACAAGGGTGAGCACATCAGGGTGAAGTCAGAAGCGAAGGCTGGGGACAGCTCATGTAGGGCCTTGTAGCCCTGggaagaaatttgaattttattctagaTTCCAAGGGAAGCCCTTGGAGGGTGTGAGCACAGGCATGACatgatcatatttttatttgaaaacaaaacaagagaatcCCATTGCCGTGCCGAGAATAGATTTAGGAGTGAAAAGTGGAAGTAAGGAGGTAGGggctgttgtccttgtctagttgaGGCTGAGGGTGGCCTGGACCAACGTGGAAgctgtgaggatggagagaaatggaagaacaAGGCATGAGATTTTGGAGGCAGAGCCCAGAGTGGTGGTGAACTGGATGTAGCAGGAGACGGAATGCGAAAccaaagtgagagaaagaggaattcTTTATTTGGGCATGCATGACTTGAGCGGGTGCTGATGTGTGTTGCCTGGAAGAAGGCCACCAGGGAAGGAATCAGGATTTGAGTGGGAAGGTTCAAGCATCCTCCTCTGGACATGTCAAGGTGGGGATGCTTGTGAGAAACCCAAGTCGGGGTATCAGGTAACCAGAGGGATACGTGAGACTGGAGCTTGGGGAAGAGGTCATGGCTGGAAATACAGCATATAGGAGACATTTAAAGCCACTGGACTGGATGAGGTGAGTGTGGACAGAGAAGGGACCCCGGCCAGAGCCTCAGGGGGCATCTGcatcagagagaggagaggaggtagTGAAGGGGGCAAAGGGTGACCATGAGGTGGGCGGAGACCAGGAGCAAAGGGCCAGTGGTGCCAAACCTGCTGAGAACTGAGAAAGAACCAAAGACTATTGGGTTTGACCCTGATGGGAGGTCACTGCAGTGCAATGGTGGGGACAGGAGCCCTGCTGcatgggaggaagaaagaatgtgggagggtggaaggaaaaggagaccaGGCCATCCTTTTGATATGAAAGTGACAAGAACTTTCATACCAAAGAGAGTTCTTACCCTTTctgtgaaaggagagaaagggagactgTCAGACAGGGAGATGGAAGCCAGAAAAATACACTCTGATGTGAGGGAGCTGTTACAGCAGGCGAGATTGAGAAAGATGGGAGGCCCAGGGCCAGGAGGGGAGGGTGGATTCCAGGGGGGCAGGGCAGAGGTGCTGTAGGAGCGTGTGTGTGTCTGATCGCTAGGAACCAAGGCACTGCTGGACCGGACCCAAGGCTGCTTTGCCCAGCTCCCATCTCATGCTGCTGCCAGCGCCTCGCATACTCTCGGATTCCCCTCTGGATCCTGCCCGAGGCCTGGAAAGACCCAGTGAAGAGAAGGGCAAGAACagatttcactcattcatttaagaaCTATTGCCTGAGGCCTTCCAGGCGCCAGGGCCTGACATCTGAGAGCTGCCTTGGTCAGGAGACAGGAAGGGCAGCCAATTAGAATTCGAAGGGATGTTTGCTCTGATGGGGGCATTGAGGAAAGGCAGCGGGCACCATCCCTAGCTTGGGAGGGGATGTCTGTGTGTCACCATCTCACTTCATCCATTCATTCggttgctcattcattcattcattctttcatgtcACCTAATGCACATTTCCTAAGGTCTCCTGTGTACACGGCTCTGGGCTGGGTGGTACTGGGGTATACTGGGGACACTGAGCTGAGACCCTCGTGTACCTGGGCCCTGGTGGGAGAGCAGGAAGCAGACACACAGTCACATCCCAGGGCAATGCATGCTCTAATGGAAGCGGCACAGGGGACGGTGGGCATCCGGAGCAGGGTGGGCAGAGAGCCAGGGTGCACCAGGCCCCGCTGGAGCCACCACCACGGAGAAGGAGTTGGTGAAAGGTGGGTCCCACCTGGGCCATCCGCAGAAGGGctaagggaggggaggagg
This window encodes:
- the CACNG8 gene encoding voltage-dependent calcium channel gamma-8 subunit, whose translation is MTIAISTDYWLYTRAFICNTTNLTAGDDGPPHRGGSGSSEKKDPGGLTHSGLWRICCLEGLKRGVCVKINHFPEDTDYDHDSAEYLLRVVRASSIFPILSAILLLLGGVCVAASRVYKSKRNIILGAGILFVAAGLSNIIGVIVYISANAGEPGPKRDEEKKNHYSYGWSFYFGGLSFILAEVIGVLAVNIYIERSREAHCQSRSDLLKAGGGAGGSGGSGPSAILRLPSYRFRYRRRSRSSSRSSEPSPSRDASPGGAGGPGFASTDISMYTLSRDPSKGSVAAGPAGAGGGGGAYGGAAGGAGGGGGGGGGGGAGAERDRGGAPGFLTLHNAFPKEAGGGVTVTVTGPPAAPAPAPPAPAAPAPGTLAKEAAASNTNTLNRKTTPV